One Bradyrhizobium zhanjiangense DNA segment encodes these proteins:
- a CDS encoding IS3 family transposase (programmed frameshift), giving the protein MKRARFTEEQIIAVLKEHEAGAKTADLARKHGVSEATIYNWKAKFGGMDVSEAKRLRALEEENAKLKKLLAEQMLDAAALRELLFKKMVGPAAKRAAVAHLQAVMSLSERRACSIVEADRKMIRYRSSRPPDAVLRGRLHDLANERRRFGYRRLFVLLRREGEPSGINRIYRLYREEGLTVRKRRARRKAVGTRAPILVEARPNARWSLDFVHDQFANGRRFRILNIVDDVTKECLGAIPETSISGQRVARELTAIVERRGKPGMIVSDHGTEFTCNAMLAWCKDAAIDWHFIAPGKPMQNGFVESFNGRMRDELLNETLFFDLDDARAKIANWVADYNLQRPHSSLKYLTPAAYAAHLTATDDRLRNPDQLRRSSVAPSAPLGVQNLKTLTAAG; this is encoded by the exons ATGAAGCGAGCAAGGTTCACGGAAGAGCAGATTATCGCGGTATTGAAGGAGCATGAGGCTGGGGCGAAGACAGCCGACCTGGCTCGCAAGCACGGTGTTTCCGAGGCGACGATCTACAATTGGAAGGCCAAATTCGGCGGCATGGACGTTTCCGAAGCGAAGCGGCTGAGGGCCTTGGAAGAGGAGAACGCGAAGCTGAAGAAGCTTCTGGCCGAGCAGATGCTCGATGCGGCCGCACTTCGCGAGCTCCTTT TCAAAAAAATGGTAGGGCCCGCCGCCAAGCGCGCTGCGGTCGCGCATCTGCAGGCCGTCATGAGCCTGTCGGAACGGCGGGCCTGCTCGATCGTGGAGGCGGATCGGAAGATGATCCGCTATCGCTCCAGCCGCCCGCCGGACGCAGTTCTGCGTGGCCGATTGCACGATCTCGCCAACGAGCGGCGGCGTTTCGGCTATCGCCGGTTGTTCGTCCTGCTGCGGCGGGAGGGCGAGCCCTCGGGGATCAACCGGATCTACCGGCTTTATCGCGAGGAAGGGCTCACCGTCCGCAAGCGGCGGGCTCGCCGCAAGGCCGTGGGGACCCGCGCCCCGATCCTGGTCGAGGCGAGGCCCAACGCGCGCTGGTCGCTGGACTTCGTCCACGACCAGTTCGCCAATGGCCGACGCTTCCGCATCCTCAACATCGTCGACGACGTCACCAAAGAATGCCTGGGCGCCATTCCGGAGACGTCGATCTCGGGGCAGCGCGTGGCCCGCGAACTGACGGCAATCGTCGAGCGACGCGGCAAGCCAGGAATGATTGTGTCCGACCATGGCACCGAGTTCACCTGCAACGCCATGCTCGCCTGGTGCAAGGACGCAGCCATCGATTGGCACTTCATCGCACCGGGAAAGCCGATGCAGAACGGCTTCGTCGAGAGTTTCAATGGCCGGATGCGCGATGAGCTACTCAACGAGACCCTGTTCTTTGATCTCGATGACGCCCGCGCCAAGATCGCCAACTGGGTCGCCGACTACAATCTCCAGCGTCCCCACTCGTCGCTGAAATACCTGACCCCCGCGGCCTACGCCGCCCACCTCACCGCAACGGACGATCGGCTGCGCAACCCCGACCAGCTCCGCCGATCGTCCGTTGCTCCATCCGCGCCACTTGGCGTACAAAACCTCAAGACTCTAACTGCCGCTGGATGA
- a CDS encoding DUF1330 domain-containing protein produces the protein MITEPAIFEEYRIKVGPMIDKYGGRYLTKGNAHQFPEGGHWEPQRVVVIEFPDQHSLAAWHN, from the coding sequence ATCATCACGGAGCCCGCTATATTTGAAGAATATCGGATCAAGGTTGGACCTATGATCGACAAATACGGTGGGCGGTATCTGACAAAGGGTAACGCGCATCAGTTCCCGGAAGGCGGCCATTGGGAGCCGCAGCGCGTCGTCGTCATCGAATTTCCTGACCAGCACTCACTGGCCGCTTGGCACAACTAA
- a CDS encoding methyl-accepting chemotaxis protein — MLALLATSAFAIWKMQVINAAVIDMQTNWLPSIRVLGELRATTITYRNAVRQHLLNDRAEDKVDFDKRIEQVAERMAQNIAGYEKLISSARERALYDEWRGLWNEYMKGSQEVLRLSRAAVGRFPEEANELNSKTVNPVGLKADKVLTNAIDLNNKGADEAGAEAAAAYNYTFNTVVAIATTAGLVGALVAFFLVRNVSRGIAAIVSPMKALSAGDLSAEVTHQGERTEIGQMADALQVFKEALIAKKEAEEGRAEQERQQAKLQRREMDRLADAFETAVGEIVQTVSSASSQLESSASALRSTAERTQSVATGVAAASNEATTNVQSVASASEELAASVGEVGRQVQESSRIASEAVRQAGITNEQITRLAQAAARIGDVIDLINSIAGQTNLLALNATIEAARAGDAGRGFAVVASEVKALAEQTAKATEEISQQVGSMQDATGKSVAAITDISGTIARMSEIATAVAVAVEQQGAATHEIARNIQQAAQGTGEVSSGVADVQRGAAETGSASAQLLSSAGLLSRNSTRLSDEVANFLRTVRA; from the coding sequence TTGCTGGCACTACTCGCCACCAGCGCGTTTGCAATCTGGAAGATGCAGGTGATCAACGCCGCGGTCATCGACATGCAGACCAACTGGCTCCCAAGCATCCGCGTGCTCGGCGAGCTGCGCGCAACCACGATCACTTACCGCAATGCGGTGCGGCAACACCTGCTGAACGACCGTGCAGAGGACAAGGTGGACTTTGACAAGCGGATCGAGCAGGTCGCCGAAAGGATGGCGCAGAATATCGCGGGTTACGAGAAGCTCATCTCCAGTGCGCGGGAGCGTGCGCTCTACGACGAATGGCGCGGTCTCTGGAACGAATACATGAAGGGCTCGCAGGAGGTGCTGCGTCTGTCGCGCGCCGCGGTTGGCCGTTTCCCCGAAGAGGCCAACGAGCTGAACAGCAAAACCGTCAATCCCGTCGGCCTGAAGGCCGACAAGGTCCTGACGAATGCCATCGACCTGAACAACAAAGGCGCGGACGAGGCGGGAGCGGAGGCCGCGGCCGCCTACAACTATACCTTCAATACTGTTGTGGCGATCGCGACGACCGCCGGCCTCGTCGGCGCCCTCGTCGCCTTCTTCTTGGTGAGAAACGTCTCGCGAGGCATTGCCGCGATCGTCTCGCCGATGAAAGCGCTCAGTGCTGGTGATCTGTCGGCTGAGGTAACGCATCAGGGCGAGCGCACCGAGATCGGGCAAATGGCCGATGCATTGCAGGTGTTCAAGGAGGCACTGATCGCCAAGAAGGAGGCAGAGGAAGGCAGGGCCGAGCAGGAGCGGCAGCAGGCCAAGCTCCAGCGGCGCGAGATGGATCGACTTGCCGACGCATTTGAGACTGCGGTGGGCGAAATCGTTCAGACGGTCTCCTCAGCTTCGAGCCAGCTTGAATCATCTGCAAGCGCGCTGAGGTCGACGGCCGAACGCACGCAGAGCGTGGCGACTGGCGTCGCCGCGGCTTCCAATGAAGCGACAACCAACGTCCAGTCGGTCGCGTCTGCCTCAGAAGAGTTAGCAGCCTCGGTGGGAGAAGTCGGCCGGCAGGTGCAGGAGTCCTCGCGCATCGCAAGCGAGGCGGTCCGACAGGCCGGAATAACGAATGAACAGATCACGCGTTTGGCGCAGGCCGCGGCGCGAATTGGGGATGTCATCGATCTCATCAACAGCATTGCCGGCCAAACCAATCTCCTGGCGCTCAACGCCACGATCGAGGCGGCGCGCGCAGGTGATGCCGGTCGCGGCTTCGCCGTGGTCGCGAGCGAGGTCAAGGCGTTGGCCGAACAGACCGCCAAGGCGACGGAAGAGATCAGCCAGCAGGTCGGGAGCATGCAGGACGCTACAGGAAAATCTGTCGCGGCCATCACGGATATCAGCGGCACCATTGCCAGAATGTCCGAAATCGCCACGGCGGTCGCGGTTGCGGTGGAGCAGCAGGGTGCGGCGACGCACGAGATTGCTCGAAACATTCAGCAGGCGGCCCAAGGCACCGGCGAGGTCAGTTCCGGCGTCGCCGACGTGCAACGGGGCGCAGCCGAAACGGGCAGCGCGTCGGCTCAGCTCCTGTCATCCGCCGGGCTGTTGTCGCGCAATTCGACTAGACTCAGCGACGAGGTCGCGAATTTCCTGCGCACTGTTCGAGCGTGA
- a CDS encoding SMP-30/gluconolactonase/LRE family protein, translated as MTTPLSIPYTQTLNRRSIIKGAAALATTAVSVKAASAATAPPLGQTGAPTTASEPLPLGPLPGGRYPDSHLESAKKGPPSFGPPDFPAFAGTMAVERVATGFRWAEGPVYFAAGRYVLFSDIPNNRIMRFSEDDGHVSVYRQPSMNSNGNTIDREGRLITCEHSGRRVTRTELDGSITIIADKYNGKRLNSPNDAVVTSDGAIWFTDPVYGIGGYYEGVKAEPEQEKRNVYRVDPKSGDIKVVVDDFVEPNGIALSPDEKKLYVIDTGFTDGPNNPSQIRSFDLDVSAGKVSNSKVFADMPKPSITDGVRTDTDGRVWLSVGWGDPNEDGVRCYTPAGELLGKIHIPETVANLCFGGQQRNRLYICGSTSLYAVYTSVQGSMKP; from the coding sequence ATGACAACTCCACTGTCCATTCCCTACACGCAAACCCTCAATCGCCGCAGCATCATCAAGGGTGCGGCAGCGCTCGCCACAACCGCCGTGAGCGTGAAGGCGGCCTCCGCGGCGACCGCGCCGCCGCTCGGCCAAACGGGCGCTCCAACAACGGCGAGCGAGCCGTTGCCCTTGGGGCCGCTGCCCGGCGGCCGCTATCCGGACTCCCATCTGGAATCTGCCAAGAAGGGGCCACCATCGTTCGGGCCCCCCGATTTCCCGGCCTTCGCCGGCACTATGGCGGTTGAGCGCGTCGCGACCGGATTCCGTTGGGCCGAGGGCCCGGTCTACTTCGCGGCCGGGCGTTACGTGCTGTTCAGTGACATTCCCAACAACCGCATCATGCGGTTTTCCGAGGATGACGGACACGTCAGCGTCTATCGCCAGCCTTCGATGAATTCGAACGGCAACACCATTGATCGGGAAGGACGCCTGATTACTTGCGAACACAGCGGGCGACGGGTGACCCGGACCGAACTCGACGGATCCATCACGATCATCGCCGACAAATACAATGGCAAGAGGCTGAACTCACCGAACGACGCAGTCGTCACTTCGGACGGTGCGATCTGGTTCACCGATCCGGTCTACGGGATCGGCGGTTATTACGAGGGCGTCAAAGCCGAGCCGGAGCAGGAAAAGCGCAACGTCTACCGGGTCGATCCGAAGTCTGGTGATATCAAGGTTGTGGTCGATGACTTCGTTGAGCCCAACGGCATTGCGCTCTCGCCTGACGAGAAGAAGCTCTATGTCATCGACACCGGCTTCACCGATGGGCCCAACAATCCGTCGCAGATCCGCTCCTTCGACCTGGATGTGAGCGCCGGAAAGGTCTCGAACAGCAAGGTCTTTGCGGACATGCCGAAGCCGAGCATTACGGATGGCGTGCGCACTGACACCGACGGTCGAGTTTGGCTTTCCGTCGGTTGGGGCGACCCGAATGAGGACGGCGTGCGTTGCTATACTCCCGCCGGCGAACTGCTCGGCAAGATCCACATACCCGAAACTGTCGCCAATCTGTGCTTCGGCGGTCAGCAACGAAACCGGCTGTACATCTGTGGCTCGACGTCGCTCTATGCCGTCTACACCAGTGTGCAGGGCTCTATGAAGCCGTAA
- a CDS encoding excalibur calcium-binding domain-containing protein, with product MTTLRHIASAPNCEFARLVGLASARRGEPGYWKHHDRDGDGIACEPWPSRRGAAARPLSLATARLKGSTVR from the coding sequence ATGACAACGCTCAGACATATCGCGTCTGCGCCCAACTGTGAGTTTGCCCGCTTAGTCGGCTTGGCATCTGCGAGACGGGGGGAGCCCGGCTATTGGAAGCACCACGATCGCGACGGGGATGGAATTGCTTGCGAGCCATGGCCGTCACGGCGGGGAGCTGCTGCTCGGCCACTTTCGCTTGCAACGGCTAGACTAAAAGGCTCAACGGTCCGGTAG
- a CDS encoding HlyD family secretion protein, with product MKAVVNSLRRFALTGLIVLVALWAGYKLWDYYFDAPWTRDGHVRADVVPVAPDVSGFVSEVLVRDNQQVQKGDVLFRIDRARYEIALKQAEAVQEGKRATLDNANADLKRYSALTPGVVVSTQRMDQVVAIQGSAQAAYDQAVADVALAKLNIDRSEVRASVSGIVTNNELRPGAYLTPGKGVMALLDTDTLHVQGYFEETKLQRIHVGDPVKVWLMGSRYLLQGKVESVAAGIEDRDRSNGSTLLANVNPTFNWVRLAQRVPVRIALDRAAERDELVAGATATVEVVGSPPSSGGRVAQDRPTASRHFGCRTVRTSFGSSPSCS from the coding sequence ATGAAAGCCGTCGTGAATTCGCTGCGTCGTTTCGCGCTGACCGGTCTCATCGTGCTGGTCGCGCTTTGGGCCGGTTACAAGCTGTGGGATTACTACTTTGATGCACCCTGGACCCGTGACGGACATGTGCGAGCCGACGTGGTGCCCGTGGCTCCCGATGTTTCCGGCTTTGTGAGCGAGGTTCTGGTTCGGGACAATCAGCAAGTACAAAAGGGCGACGTGCTCTTCCGGATCGACCGGGCGCGCTATGAAATCGCGCTCAAGCAGGCAGAGGCGGTACAGGAAGGCAAGCGCGCCACGCTCGACAATGCCAATGCCGATCTGAAGCGGTACAGTGCGCTGACGCCCGGCGTCGTGGTTTCCACGCAGCGGATGGACCAGGTCGTCGCCATCCAGGGCTCGGCCCAGGCGGCCTATGACCAAGCCGTCGCGGATGTTGCCCTTGCGAAGCTCAACATCGATCGCAGCGAGGTGCGGGCCTCGGTCAGCGGCATTGTCACCAACAATGAGCTGCGGCCGGGCGCCTACCTCACCCCCGGAAAGGGCGTGATGGCGCTGCTCGATACCGACACCCTGCACGTCCAGGGCTACTTCGAGGAAACCAAGCTGCAGCGCATCCATGTCGGCGATCCCGTCAAGGTGTGGCTGATGGGAAGCAGATATTTGTTGCAGGGGAAGGTGGAGAGTGTTGCGGCCGGCATCGAGGACCGCGATCGCAGCAACGGCTCAACCCTTCTTGCCAACGTCAACCCGACCTTCAACTGGGTACGCCTGGCCCAACGTGTTCCGGTCCGAATCGCGCTGGATCGTGCCGCCGAACGTGACGAACTCGTTGCCGGTGCTACCGCAACGGTCGAGGTGGTCGGATCGCCGCCGAGCAGCGGCGGTCGCGTGGCGCAGGACCGGCCAACCGCGTCACGGCACTTCGGATGCCGGACGGTGCGAACCTCATTTGGATCCTCGCCTTCCTGCAGCTGA
- a CDS encoding DUF983 domain-containing protein produces MIAPVSLQKALWRGFTMKCPNCGQGRLFGRFLKVVGNCDVCGEDYTPQRADDLPAYLVIAVVGHLVVPALLAVEIAYSPPAWLQLLIWLPVTGLSAFFLLQPLKGTIVGLQWQTGMHGFEAGRRRRDGEDPDGVTPLPHLASKELVS; encoded by the coding sequence ATGATAGCACCCGTTTCGCTTCAGAAAGCCTTATGGCGCGGGTTCACGATGAAGTGCCCGAACTGCGGTCAAGGCCGTCTGTTCGGCCGCTTTCTCAAGGTGGTCGGCAACTGCGACGTTTGCGGCGAAGATTACACGCCGCAGCGCGCAGACGACCTTCCAGCCTATCTTGTGATCGCTGTCGTTGGCCACTTGGTCGTCCCTGCGCTTCTTGCCGTCGAGATAGCCTATTCACCTCCCGCCTGGCTTCAATTGCTGATCTGGCTACCCGTCACCGGGCTTTCGGCGTTCTTTCTGCTGCAGCCCCTGAAGGGGACAATTGTTGGCCTGCAATGGCAGACCGGTATGCACGGCTTCGAGGCCGGCAGACGCCGCCGGGATGGAGAGGACCCCGATGGCGTCACGCCCCTTCCTCACCTCGCCTCCAAGGAGTTGGTGTCATGA
- a CDS encoding cytochrome ubiquinol oxidase subunit I, with translation MAHPDASFTVGAASYIALGRGYEPCDGTQSRCPHLTFWTKIFAIAFGMGVVTGLIMPFQFGANWSRYTSALPDETRKPVVEEPGSLPSRV, from the coding sequence TTGGCACATCCTGATGCCTCGTTCACCGTCGGAGCTGCGTCCTACATTGCACTCGGTCGAGGGTATGAGCCTTGCGACGGGACGCAAAGTCGATGTCCGCATCTCACATTCTGGACCAAGATCTTCGCCATCGCATTTGGCATGGGCGTCGTAACGGGTCTTATCATGCCGTTCCAGTTCGGCGCCAACTGGAGCCGCTACACGTCGGCGCTGCCGGACGAAACGCGAAAACCGGTGGTGGAGGAACCGGGCTCACTACCATCGAGAGTGTGA
- a CDS encoding PilZ domain-containing protein translates to MTEDNRKAHRVRFEHKHIVSIMGVDGTWRRSCILIDASASGAKLEVEGSTDPLKAQEFFLVLSSTGLAFRRCELIWVDGSHVGVQFVTAKTKATASPQKRLVGSQ, encoded by the coding sequence ATGACCGAGGACAATCGAAAGGCGCACCGCGTTCGGTTTGAACACAAGCACATCGTGAGCATCATGGGTGTTGATGGCACGTGGCGAAGAAGCTGCATTCTCATCGATGCCTCTGCAAGCGGTGCCAAGCTTGAGGTCGAGGGCTCAACGGACCCCCTCAAGGCACAGGAGTTCTTCCTAGTTCTGTCGTCCACTGGACTGGCATTTCGGCGCTGCGAGCTGATTTGGGTGGATGGGTCTCACGTCGGAGTCCAATTCGTCACCGCAAAGACGAAGGCGACGGCAAGTCCACAGAAACGTCTTGTCGGCTCACAATGA
- a CDS encoding FUSC family protein, giving the protein MTQAASFRYRHAALIFALRTFAAAMLAFSIALLLDMPRPYWAMASVYITSNLFTGATNSKAFYRIVGTLIGGAGTIVLIPNLVNAPELLSLCIALWVGVFLYLSLIDGTPRSYVFMLAGYTVALLGFPIVSTPQSAFDIVVSRVQEIMLGIVCASVVAMLVLPRSVASAVTAQTDAWLAGARRLAADVLTGRGSDQERDSERMRLAAAASEIDQFGRHLGYEAIASANIGRALQRLRQHMLSLLPLLGSIEDRKLPLSSHEEAAARVARMCTRIAAWLEAGGRDGQEASALRAALDEVRPTLSVDADWIEITIFGLVARLRNLIDVMQDCQLLREAISEGRNPESLPLVFSDGAAAVAVPHRDYWSALLAAGSVALAVLSCSCFSIATGWSDGVAAPLFAAVVGSFLAGVDDPLPAFRNFYGLFLVVIAVHGIYLFGVLPRITTLEVLIVALMPIFLLFGWMAARAATARIGSILAIYLSVQLALTETYSADFITYANSSIALMLGVALTGVTCGIVRMVRADWIANRLLRSNWTTLASVAERTSGQDPFALASLMQHRLALLAARITAVPADARSGAANLRQLRTALNIVGVRRASLGLSRGTRAAVEAFFARLAPICRTHTAGPLPDDLVGQLDGTIALTLREPTSEARDHVLVGLAGVRSGLFPESPAYQPQQIEPGTIAA; this is encoded by the coding sequence ATGACCCAAGCTGCATCATTCCGGTATCGACATGCCGCCCTCATCTTCGCGCTGCGGACGTTTGCGGCGGCGATGCTGGCGTTCTCGATCGCGCTGCTGCTGGACATGCCGCGTCCCTACTGGGCCATGGCGTCGGTCTACATCACCTCGAACCTGTTCACGGGCGCGACCAACTCCAAGGCGTTCTACCGCATTGTGGGCACGCTGATTGGCGGGGCAGGAACGATCGTGCTGATCCCGAACCTCGTCAATGCGCCGGAGTTGCTCAGCCTCTGCATCGCGCTGTGGGTCGGCGTCTTTCTATATCTCTCGCTGATCGACGGCACGCCGCGCAGCTACGTCTTCATGCTGGCCGGCTACACCGTGGCGCTGCTCGGATTTCCCATCGTCTCGACGCCCCAGTCGGCCTTCGACATCGTGGTTTCCCGCGTGCAGGAGATCATGCTCGGAATCGTCTGCGCGAGCGTCGTCGCGATGCTCGTGCTGCCGCGCAGCGTGGCCTCCGCAGTCACCGCACAAACCGATGCATGGCTCGCCGGTGCGCGCCGGCTCGCCGCGGACGTCCTGACGGGCCGTGGCAGCGATCAGGAGCGTGATAGCGAACGCATGCGTCTTGCCGCTGCGGCCTCCGAAATCGACCAGTTCGGGCGCCATCTCGGCTATGAGGCGATCGCTTCTGCAAATATCGGGCGAGCGCTGCAGCGCCTCCGGCAGCATATGCTGTCGCTGCTGCCGCTGCTCGGATCGATCGAAGACCGCAAGCTGCCTCTCAGCTCGCATGAAGAGGCGGCTGCGCGGGTCGCCCGCATGTGCACAAGGATAGCGGCATGGCTCGAAGCGGGCGGGCGCGATGGACAGGAAGCGAGCGCGTTGCGCGCAGCACTTGATGAAGTACGACCAACGCTGAGCGTGGATGCTGACTGGATCGAGATCACGATTTTTGGTCTCGTTGCGCGGCTCCGCAACCTTATCGACGTTATGCAGGATTGCCAGCTTCTGCGCGAGGCCATCTCCGAGGGGCGCAATCCCGAATCGCTTCCTCTCGTCTTCTCTGATGGCGCCGCGGCTGTTGCCGTCCCGCATCGCGACTACTGGTCTGCGCTCCTGGCGGCCGGGTCCGTGGCCCTTGCGGTGCTGTCCTGCAGTTGCTTCTCCATTGCAACCGGCTGGTCGGACGGGGTTGCCGCACCGCTTTTCGCAGCTGTCGTCGGCAGCTTTCTGGCGGGCGTGGACGATCCGCTTCCGGCGTTCCGCAATTTCTACGGACTTTTCCTCGTCGTTATCGCCGTGCATGGCATCTACCTGTTTGGTGTGTTGCCGCGGATTACGACTCTCGAGGTGCTCATTGTCGCATTGATGCCGATTTTCCTTCTATTCGGCTGGATGGCTGCCCGGGCCGCGACCGCGCGTATCGGCTCCATACTTGCCATCTACCTCTCGGTGCAACTAGCGTTGACCGAGACCTATTCGGCCGACTTTATCACCTATGCCAACTCCAGCATTGCGCTGATGCTGGGTGTGGCGCTGACCGGCGTGACCTGCGGCATCGTTCGCATGGTCAGAGCTGACTGGATCGCAAACCGATTGCTACGAAGCAATTGGACCACGCTTGCATCAGTCGCCGAGCGCACGTCGGGCCAAGATCCCTTTGCGCTTGCCAGTCTCATGCAGCATCGCCTCGCCCTACTTGCTGCGCGCATCACCGCCGTTCCTGCCGATGCAAGGAGCGGCGCCGCCAACCTTCGCCAACTTCGGACGGCGCTCAACATTGTCGGCGTGAGGCGCGCGAGCTTGGGCCTGTCACGCGGCACAAGAGCTGCAGTCGAAGCGTTCTTCGCTCGTCTTGCCCCGATTTGCAGGACCCACACGGCAGGGCCGCTCCCCGATGACCTGGTGGGACAGCTCGACGGCACCATCGCATTGACGTTGCGGGAACCCACGAGCGAAGCCCGCGATCACGTGCTGGTCGGTCTCGCCGGCGTTCGTTCCGGGCTCTTTCCGGAGTCGCCGGCCTATCAACCGCAGCAAATCGAACCTGGGACGATCGCCGCATGA
- a CDS encoding DUF1656 domain-containing protein: MKYQLDLFGVLVPTLLLWSVVAYVLARLVSKLIARIGLYRWIWHPALFDFALFICLVTGLIFGSTEVFS, from the coding sequence ATGAAATACCAACTTGACCTATTCGGCGTGCTCGTTCCGACGCTCCTGCTCTGGAGCGTGGTTGCCTACGTGCTCGCGCGCCTCGTCAGCAAGCTGATTGCTCGTATCGGCCTCTATCGATGGATCTGGCATCCCGCACTATTCGATTTCGCGCTTTTCATCTGCCTGGTCACCGGCCTGATCTTCGGCTCCACGGAGGTATTCTCATGA